Proteins from a single region of Weeksella virosa DSM 16922:
- a CDS encoding BtrH N-terminal domain-containing protein, translating into MEKNKEIPFVHHQSAHCETGVASNLLKNRGLDISEAMVFGIGSGLFFVYLPFLKVNHAPAISYRPMPGRIFTCLAKRLGLKIERKKFRSEEEAQKLLDQKIAENIPCGLQVGVYNLPYFPDEYRFHFNAHNLVIYGKKEDHYLVSDPVLNHPTELSAKDLEKVRFAKGVLAPKGHMYYLTEIATHIDWDKAIRKAIQKTCNEMLAPVPIAGVRGMRWLAKDIRKWPKKIGNVKTNYYLAQIVRMQEEIGTGGGGFRYLFAVFLQESSEKIQQPILDDFSKEMIAIGNQWRDFALQASRVYKKRSQLEEVYNTLADELLVLANKEEDFFKRLKKALK; encoded by the coding sequence ATGGAAAAAAATAAAGAAATTCCATTTGTACATCACCAATCAGCGCATTGCGAAACAGGAGTAGCCTCTAATTTATTAAAAAACAGAGGACTAGACATTAGCGAAGCCATGGTTTTTGGTATTGGATCTGGGTTGTTTTTTGTATACCTGCCTTTTCTCAAAGTAAATCACGCACCTGCGATAAGTTATCGTCCAATGCCGGGAAGAATTTTTACCTGTTTGGCAAAGCGTTTAGGCTTGAAAATAGAGCGAAAAAAATTTCGATCAGAAGAAGAAGCACAAAAACTACTTGATCAGAAAATAGCAGAAAATATTCCCTGTGGTTTGCAAGTTGGGGTTTATAATTTACCTTATTTTCCAGATGAATATCGCTTTCATTTCAATGCACATAATTTAGTAATCTACGGAAAAAAAGAAGATCACTACTTGGTGAGTGATCCAGTGCTCAATCACCCAACAGAACTTTCTGCAAAAGATTTAGAAAAAGTACGTTTTGCAAAAGGTGTTTTAGCACCCAAAGGACATATGTATTATCTGACCGAAATTGCTACACATATCGATTGGGATAAAGCAATACGAAAAGCAATCCAAAAAACATGCAACGAAATGTTGGCACCTGTACCTATTGCAGGGGTTCGAGGAATGCGGTGGTTGGCAAAAGATATCCGAAAATGGCCGAAGAAAATCGGTAATGTAAAAACCAACTATTATCTAGCACAAATAGTAAGAATGCAAGAGGAAATAGGAACTGGAGGTGGAGGTTTTCGGTATTTATTTGCTGTATTTTTACAAGAATCTTCAGAGAAAATACAACAACCTATTTTAGATGATTTTTCTAAAGAAATGATTGCTATTGGCAATCAGTGGAGAGATTTTGCTTTACAAGCTTCTAGGGTTTATAAAAAGAGGAGTCAATTAGAAGAAGTGTACAATACATTAGCAGATGAACTATTGGTTTTGGCCAATAAAGAAGAAGATTTTTTTAAGCGTCTGAAAAAAGCTCTGAAGTAA